The following proteins are co-located in the bacterium genome:
- a CDS encoding rhodanese-like domain-containing protein yields the protein MRIAPALTVFFLFLIQLPVLPGGGAPPGPGYTIDADQLADILGSKDLVILDARGPKAHRKGHIPGAIPVSWQGFAVTVGRPGSSKWGVAFAPQELSGKFGELGVDAATSVVVYGDPLGGRGEDGRFVWMLLMLGVEKARILNGGFPFWQGNGYPVSREKVDPVPVTFGDVIPVDGFTVDSKWVHQRLGSARIVDSRTAMEFNGSRKRGEARGGHIPGAVLIPYLSLFREDGRLKTLGELKALFETAGLEEDDEIAAYCTAGIRSSFMVLALRMAGYGKAANYDQSFFRWAADKSLPVE from the coding sequence GCCCCGCCGGGCCCCGGCTATACCATCGATGCCGACCAACTGGCGGACATCCTCGGTTCGAAGGATCTCGTCATCCTCGACGCCCGAGGCCCCAAAGCACACCGCAAGGGGCATATCCCGGGGGCCATCCCGGTGAGTTGGCAGGGCTTCGCCGTTACCGTTGGACGGCCTGGAAGCTCCAAGTGGGGTGTCGCCTTTGCCCCACAGGAGCTGTCCGGAAAGTTCGGGGAACTGGGTGTTGATGCTGCCACCTCGGTGGTCGTCTACGGAGATCCTCTGGGCGGCCGGGGAGAAGACGGCCGGTTCGTGTGGATGCTCCTGATGCTCGGCGTTGAAAAAGCCCGCATCCTCAACGGAGGTTTCCCTTTCTGGCAAGGGAACGGCTATCCTGTTTCCAGGGAGAAGGTCGATCCGGTCCCGGTCACCTTCGGAGACGTTATCCCGGTCGACGGGTTCACGGTGGACTCGAAGTGGGTCCACCAGCGTCTGGGAAGCGCGCGCATCGTGGACAGCCGCACGGCAATGGAGTTCAACGGCTCACGCAAGCGAGGAGAGGCCAGGGGCGGCCACATTCCCGGGGCCGTTCTGATTCCCTACCTCTCCCTTTTCCGGGAAGACGGCCGTCTGAAGACCCTCGGTGAGCTGAAGGCGCTCTTTGAAACCGCGGGACTGGAAGAGGACGACGAGATCGCGGCCTACTGCACGGCCGGGATCCGGTCGTCTTTCATGGTACTGGCACTCCGGATGGCCGGGTACGGGAAGGCCGCCAACTACGACCAGTCGTTCTTCAGGTGGGCGGCGGATAAGAGTCTTCCCGTGGAATGA